The Clostridioides sp. ES-S-0010-02 genome window below encodes:
- a CDS encoding flagellar protein gives MLQNIRILLFDKKVLLGIGIGILISTLCIMLFSNNDMSKAEIEKKARALGMKYSSEMKVLE, from the coding sequence TTGTTACAAAATATAAGAATATTATTATTTGATAAAAAAGTACTTTTAGGAATAGGAATTGGTATATTAATATCGACTTTATGTATAATGCTTTTTAGTAATAATGATATGAGCAAAGCAGAGATAGAAAAAAAGGCCAGAGCATTAGGGATGAAATATTCAAGTGAGATGAAAGTTTTAGAATAA
- the htpG gene encoding molecular chaperone HtpG yields the protein MEFEKGSISIHTENIFPIIKKWLYSDKDIFIRELISNACDAVSKHKRLISLGEISENNPSDYKITVSVNKGEGTLKFIDNGIGMTEEEIKKYINQVAFSGAEDFFNKYKDKMEESNDIIGHFGLGFYSAFMVSKKVQIDTLSYMEGATPVRWISEGGTEYEISESDSRHDRGTTITLFIDDDSKEFLDEFTVRGIINKYCSFLPVEIYLEDVERLEREAKEDEEKAKKQKEDGKEEEVIDAKVIEPLNDTNPLWLKSPKDCTDDEYKEFYRKVFNVFDEPLFWIHLNVDYPFNLKGILYFPKLKNEFELTEGKVKLYNNQVFVADNIKEVIPEFLLLLKGVIDCPDLPLNVSRSFLQNDRDVSKISKHIIKKVADKLKSLCKNQREEYNKFWDDIQIFIKYGCLKDESFYEKVKECILFKTIDDEYITLQDYLEKCKEKHENKVFYVSDKEQQSQYIKLFKEYDLNAVVLNSSIDTHFISFMEYKENGVKFNRIDADLSDVLKDKNENKDSEENKEEIAKIEGLFKEAVGERVKNYSVEGLKNEETPAMILVSEQSIRMAEMQSRFAGMDLGMSFEEEKTLVINENSPIIKKLVSLKDDEEKKDKVALICNQIADLALLSNKELKPGELDSFVQRSNKLMNMLIEL from the coding sequence ATGGAGTTTGAAAAAGGAAGTATTTCAATTCATACAGAAAATATTTTTCCTATAATTAAAAAATGGTTATATTCTGATAAGGACATATTTATAAGGGAGCTTATCAGTAATGCATGTGATGCAGTAAGTAAACACAAAAGACTTATATCATTAGGAGAAATATCAGAAAATAATCCATCAGATTATAAAATTACTGTATCTGTAAATAAAGGTGAGGGTACACTTAAATTTATTGATAATGGAATAGGTATGACTGAGGAAGAAATAAAAAAATACATAAACCAAGTTGCCTTTTCAGGTGCAGAAGATTTCTTTAATAAATATAAGGATAAAATGGAAGAGTCAAATGACATAATAGGTCATTTTGGGTTAGGATTTTATTCTGCATTTATGGTGTCTAAAAAAGTACAAATAGATACACTTTCATATATGGAAGGAGCAACTCCTGTAAGATGGATATCTGAAGGTGGTACAGAATATGAAATATCTGAATCAGATAGTAGACATGACAGAGGAACTACGATAACACTATTTATTGATGATGATAGTAAGGAATTTTTAGATGAATTTACTGTAAGAGGAATAATAAACAAATACTGTTCTTTCCTACCAGTAGAGATATATTTAGAAGATGTTGAAAGATTAGAAAGAGAAGCTAAGGAAGATGAAGAAAAAGCTAAAAAGCAAAAAGAAGATGGAAAAGAAGAAGAAGTTATAGATGCAAAGGTAATTGAACCATTAAATGATACTAATCCTTTATGGCTTAAATCTCCAAAGGATTGTACTGATGATGAGTATAAAGAGTTTTATAGAAAAGTATTCAATGTATTTGATGAACCTTTGTTTTGGATACATCTAAATGTTGATTATCCTTTCAATTTAAAGGGTATACTTTATTTCCCTAAATTAAAAAATGAATTTGAATTGACAGAAGGAAAAGTAAAATTATATAACAATCAGGTCTTTGTAGCTGACAACATAAAAGAAGTTATACCAGAGTTTTTACTTTTATTAAAAGGTGTAATAGATTGCCCAGATTTACCACTAAATGTATCAAGAAGCTTCTTACAAAATGATAGAGATGTAAGTAAAATTTCTAAACATATAATTAAAAAAGTAGCAGATAAGTTAAAATCTCTTTGTAAAAATCAAAGGGAAGAATACAACAAGTTTTGGGATGATATACAAATATTCATTAAATATGGTTGTTTAAAAGATGAGAGCTTCTATGAAAAAGTGAAAGAATGTATATTATTTAAAACTATTGATGATGAGTATATAACACTTCAAGATTATTTAGAAAAATGTAAAGAAAAACATGAAAATAAAGTATTCTATGTAAGTGATAAAGAGCAACAATCACAATATATAAAATTATTTAAGGAATATGACCTAAATGCTGTGGTATTAAATTCATCAATAGATACTCATTTTATTTCATTTATGGAATACAAAGAAAATGGTGTTAAATTCAACAGAATAGATGCAGACCTTTCTGATGTATTAAAAGACAAAAATGAAAATAAAGATAGTGAAGAAAATAAAGAAGAGATAGCTAAGATAGAAGGGTTATTTAAAGAAGCTGTCGGAGAAAGAGTGAAAAATTATTCTGTAGAGGGATTAAAAAACGAAGAAACTCCAGCTATGATTTTAGTATCTGAACAATCTATTAGAATGGCAGAAATGCAGTCAAGATTTGCTGGAATGGATTTAGGAATGAGCTTTGAGGAAGAAAAGACTCTTGTAATAAATGAAAACAGCCCGATTATCAAAAAATTAGTTTCTCTTAAAGATGATGAAGAAAAGAAAGATAAAGTAGCACTTATATGTAATCAAATAGCTGATTTAGCTTTACTTTCTAATAAAGAATTAAAGCCAGGAGAATTAGATTCATTTGTACAAAGAAGTAATAAACTTATGAATATGTTAATAGAGTTATAG
- a CDS encoding FliA/WhiG family RNA polymerase sigma factor: MNREELIKENMPLVKSIARKFFIPGKGFEYQDLVNSGVIGLIDAINKFDVEKGAKFSSYSYIKIKSAILDEIRNQSPISKHNLTKVNKYNRVVEKLQAELLREPTSYEIANELNISEKELYDIENNIDMLNIVSLNHVIFEDTNETVQDTISDRDEDIPANVIEEEEKLEILSQAICNLKEKEKLILSLYYYEDLNLKEIGKVLGVSESRVSQLHRKSIRNLRSKIKELKYSI, translated from the coding sequence ATGAATAGAGAAGAATTAATAAAAGAGAATATGCCTCTTGTAAAGAGTATAGCAAGAAAATTTTTTATACCTGGGAAAGGCTTTGAATATCAAGATTTAGTAAATAGTGGAGTTATTGGATTGATTGATGCAATAAATAAGTTTGATGTTGAAAAAGGAGCAAAATTTTCTAGTTACTCTTATATAAAAATAAAATCAGCTATATTAGATGAAATTAGAAATCAAAGTCCAATCTCTAAGCATAATTTAACTAAAGTAAATAAATATAATAGAGTAGTAGAAAAATTGCAGGCTGAGTTATTAAGAGAGCCAACTTCATATGAAATTGCGAATGAATTAAATATTTCAGAAAAGGAACTTTATGATATCGAAAATAATATAGACATGCTAAATATTGTATCATTAAACCATGTAATCTTTGAAGATACAAATGAAACTGTACAAGATACAATAAGTGACAGAGATGAAGATATTCCAGCAAATGTAATAGAGGAAGAAGAAAAACTAGAAATTTTATCTCAAGCAATTTGTAATTTAAAGGAAAAGGAAAAATTAATACTTTCACTGTACTATTATGAAGATTTAAATCTAAAGGAAATAGGAAAAGTGCTAGGTGTTTCAGAATCAAGAGTTTCACAACTCCACAGAAAATCAATAAGAAACTTGAGAAGCAAAATAAAAGAACTTAAATATTCTATATAG
- a CDS encoding tetratricopeptide repeat protein, whose product MVFILNLNDVKKDILKLNKKDSCVLYNESIDNINNNCISSGLNFLKEARDLSPNDVDILNLIGLVNLLKCNFDEAVESFYKSSLCEKTALCEKYINMLTSEEFLIFFEKYNQLIRFINKGMYKEAIQGFKFITEQYSDLIEPYELLALIYDKEEDYIKFDECLEVLKRIDKENHLLNQENNILDTYNKKIKSNADVDIYESEFSHKNIKHSKFDGTKDVVKKDNITEKQKNLASNEKKNIKKNKYLHLAIILGILLIGQNIYSSYKMNNLKNQMSENTSVKNEEKLNSSLNDKENKDKTSNANNNDRGNDKEDVNSEKNTVDNESDKNTDLFTEDELMSKANNLKKEKKTKSSIQLYKEVVDTGENKGNISEATYQVAILSEKLKDYNTAEEYYKMYVENYSEEDAYFDESYYNLGMMYYNKGDLKNSKLTLKKLANKVPNSMYNNSKVKEILKEE is encoded by the coding sequence GTGGTATTTATTTTAAACTTAAATGATGTAAAGAAAGATATATTAAAACTCAATAAAAAAGACTCATGTGTTCTATATAATGAATCTATCGATAATATAAATAATAATTGTATATCAAGTGGATTAAACTTTTTAAAAGAAGCAAGAGATTTAAGCCCAAATGATGTAGATATTTTAAATCTTATAGGTCTTGTAAACCTACTAAAATGTAATTTTGATGAGGCTGTAGAAAGTTTCTATAAGAGTTCCCTTTGCGAAAAAACTGCTCTGTGTGAAAAGTATATAAATATGCTTACATCTGAGGAGTTTTTAATTTTCTTTGAAAAATATAATCAGCTTATAAGATTCATAAATAAAGGAATGTACAAAGAAGCTATACAAGGTTTTAAATTTATAACTGAGCAATATAGTGACTTAATAGAGCCTTATGAGTTACTTGCTTTGATTTATGATAAAGAAGAAGATTACATAAAATTTGATGAATGTTTAGAAGTTTTAAAAAGAATTGATAAAGAAAATCATTTATTAAACCAAGAGAATAATATATTAGATACATATAATAAAAAAATTAAAAGTAATGCAGACGTAGATATTTATGAAAGTGAATTTTCACATAAAAATATTAAACACTCTAAATTTGATGGAACTAAAGATGTTGTTAAGAAAGATAATATAACAGAAAAACAGAAAAACTTAGCTTCTAATGAGAAAAAAAATATTAAAAAAAATAAATATCTACATTTAGCAATAATATTAGGTATATTATTAATAGGACAAAATATATATAGCTCTTATAAGATGAATAATTTAAAAAATCAGATGTCTGAAAACACTAGTGTTAAAAATGAAGAAAAATTAAATTCTAGCTTAAATGATAAAGAAAATAAGGATAAGACTTCTAATGCAAATAATAATGATAGAGGTAATGACAAAGAAGATGTAAATTCTGAAAAAAATACTGTAGACAATGAAAGTGATAAAAATACTGATTTATTTACAGAAGATGAATTGATGTCTAAAGCGAATAATTTAAAGAAGGAAAAGAAAACCAAGTCGTCTATACAATTATATAAAGAGGTAGTAGATACTGGTGAAAATAAAGGCAATATATCAGAGGCAACTTATCAAGTAGCTATTCTTAGTGAAAAATTAAAAGACTATAATACTGCTGAAGAATATTATAAAATGTATGTAGAAAATTACTCAGAAGAAGATGCCTATTTTGATGAATCGTATTATAATTTAGGTATGATGTATTATAATAAAGGTGATTTAAAAAACTCTAAATTGACATTAAAAAAACTAGCTAATAAGGTTCCTAATAGTATGTATAATAACTCAAAGGTAAAGGAAATTTTAAAAGAGGAATAA
- a CDS encoding MinD/ParA family protein has translation MIDQAQILRKMAIEKRGLDEFIVENGNAPKIITIASGKGGVGKSNLATNLSICLTRLNKKVLILDADIGMSNIDIIMGVNVKGTIIDVINGEKNIEDIISRTKYGVNIISGGSALNHIEDFTEAQRNKFIHSIEQIHDVDFIIIDTGAGMSKSLLSFIYCSTEFFLITTPEPTSLTDAYSLLKAISNFGIKRSANIIINRVINLEEAKSTYNRIKMVVDKFLNLNLELYGYIIDDKKVGICVKKQIPFILEYPTSSASKCIISIAKRMVSQSREDIDENKGLLRKMFSIFKS, from the coding sequence ATGATTGACCAAGCTCAAATCTTGAGAAAGATGGCAATAGAAAAAAGAGGACTTGATGAATTTATAGTGGAGAATGGGAATGCACCTAAGATAATTACAATAGCTTCTGGGAAAGGTGGTGTTGGAAAGAGTAATCTCGCTACAAATTTGTCTATCTGTTTGACTAGGCTTAATAAAAAAGTTCTTATATTAGATGCAGATATAGGAATGTCAAATATAGATATAATAATGGGTGTAAATGTAAAAGGTACGATAATTGATGTAATTAATGGAGAAAAAAATATAGAAGATATAATTTCACGTACTAAATATGGTGTGAATATAATTTCTGGAGGTTCTGCACTTAATCATATAGAAGATTTTACAGAAGCTCAAAGAAATAAGTTTATACATAGCATAGAACAGATTCATGATGTCGATTTTATAATAATTGACACAGGTGCTGGTATGAGTAAAAGTCTATTGTCATTTATATATTGTAGTACTGAATTTTTCTTAATAACAACTCCAGAACCAACATCATTAACTGATGCATATAGCTTACTAAAGGCCATAAGTAATTTTGGGATAAAGAGAAGTGCAAACATAATAATCAACAGGGTAATAAATTTAGAAGAAGCAAAATCTACATACAACAGAATAAAGATGGTTGTAGACAAATTTTTAAATCTTAATTTAGAGTTATATGGATATATAATAGATGATAAAAAAGTAGGAATATGTGTAAAAAAGCAGATACCATTTATTCTGGAATATCCTACAAGTAGCGCTTCAAAGTGTATTATATCTATAGCAAAGAGAATGGTAAGTCAGTCAAGAGAAGATATTGATGAGAATAAGGGTCTACTAAGAAAAATGTTTAGTATATTTAAAAGCTAA
- a CDS encoding FliM/FliN family flagellar motor switch protein — protein sequence MYDMKDYDFGKPQSYSRENLTCLNFLLAEFCKKYKNYIVYELKCNSSMVVENIDQVNYQTFLDKVTSSCLVVQNSMEPIMKNFSFRIDRSVADMWIDITSGGNGVTIDTNRELTELDKKLLLHLMEDLVRNMHLFEGFENIQVLDTHTHINLPQLCSPTAPVCVVDLKVLNDNKHIGNVSLCFPYNALEAVLENISVVEFLDMDAGDNSEEFTKKIYDSVSNIELSVIAEIGKVSINVEDLLKLEVGDVIVTNKKINDYIDVYVENSKSYTATPGFISSKKGVKINDAVKKEV from the coding sequence ATGTATGATATGAAAGATTATGATTTCGGCAAACCTCAGAGTTATTCAAGAGAAAATTTAACTTGCTTAAATTTTTTATTAGCTGAATTCTGTAAAAAATATAAAAACTATATAGTTTATGAACTTAAGTGTAATTCTAGTATGGTGGTTGAGAATATAGACCAAGTAAATTATCAAACTTTTTTAGATAAAGTGACATCTTCGTGTTTAGTAGTACAAAATTCGATGGAACCTATTATGAAAAACTTTTCTTTTAGAATAGATAGAAGTGTAGCTGATATGTGGATTGATATAACATCTGGAGGAAATGGAGTTACAATAGATACTAACAGAGAACTTACAGAACTTGATAAGAAATTACTTTTACATCTTATGGAGGATTTAGTAAGAAATATGCATTTATTTGAAGGCTTTGAAAACATACAAGTGTTAGATACACATACACATATTAATTTACCACAATTGTGTTCACCAACTGCACCTGTATGTGTTGTAGATTTAAAAGTGCTAAATGATAATAAGCATATTGGTAATGTTTCACTTTGTTTCCCATACAATGCTTTAGAGGCCGTTTTGGAAAATATTTCTGTAGTAGAATTTTTAGATATGGATGCAGGGGATAATTCAGAGGAATTCACTAAGAAAATCTATGATAGTGTATCTAATATAGAATTATCAGTTATTGCAGAGATAGGTAAAGTATCAATTAATGTTGAGGATTTACTTAAACTAGAAGTTGGAGATGTAATAGTAACAAATAAAAAGATAAATGATTATATAGATGTATATGTAGAAAATTCAAAATCATACACAGCAACACCAGGATTTATATCAAGTAAAAAGGGTGTGAAAATAAATGATGCTGTCAAAAAAGAGGTGTAG
- the flgG gene encoding flagellar basal body rod protein FlgG, with the protein MIRGLYTAVSAMITNQQKQNVVVNNLANMDTNGYKSKQLLTKSFDSLKLEAYNNYANGTKQKQEIGEISPGISMDETITNFNQGPIKQTDNKMDVAIQGKGFFLVSDAAGNQFYTRNGNFRTDNQGDLITSEGYYVLGTNTVTGAVGHINVGNKKFEVANDNTISLDGNAMYKFNMVDFNDYNKLKKEGDNLYSGEGAIKANNAYTIQNAIESSNVDMVSEINNMMTISREYEANQKIIQAMDSKLAKIASEIGSVR; encoded by the coding sequence GTGATAAGAGGATTATATACAGCAGTTTCGGCTATGATAACAAATCAACAAAAGCAAAATGTTGTTGTCAATAACCTAGCCAATATGGACACTAATGGATATAAAAGTAAACAGCTTTTAACCAAGAGTTTTGATTCATTGAAATTAGAAGCTTACAATAACTACGCAAATGGAACTAAACAAAAGCAAGAGATAGGTGAAATAAGTCCAGGTATTTCCATGGATGAAACTATTACAAATTTTAACCAAGGTCCTATAAAGCAGACTGATAATAAAATGGATGTAGCTATTCAAGGTAAGGGGTTCTTTTTGGTTAGTGATGCAGCTGGGAATCAGTTTTATACTAGAAATGGTAATTTTAGGACAGATAATCAAGGAGACCTTATAACTAGTGAAGGATACTATGTTCTTGGAACAAATACTGTAACTGGTGCTGTGGGTCATATAAATGTAGGAAATAAGAAATTTGAAGTAGCAAATGATAATACAATATCACTGGACGGAAATGCTATGTACAAATTTAATATGGTAGATTTTAATGACTATAATAAGCTAAAAAAAGAAGGCGATAACCTGTATTCTGGAGAAGGAGCTATAAAAGCAAATAATGCATATACAATACAAAATGCTATAGAGTCATCTAATGTAGATATGGTATCTGAAATCAATAATATGATGACAATTTCAAGAGAATATGAAGCAAATCAAAAAATAATTCAAGCTATGGATTCTAAATTAGCAAAAATAGCAAGCGAGATTGGTTCAGTAAGATAG
- the flgG gene encoding flagellar basal body rod protein FlgG yields MYTMFYTSKTALSANQSKLDIISNNIANTDSTGYKKLNMEYSDLVDEVLNRPSYPTNGKDISTGTGSKASAPMRNYEQGALAPTNSKSDLAIDGEGFFRVIRNDGTYAYTRNGGFNVDALGKIVDDSGNILDVQFDAGYNYNNTNITDTNLTVSRNGDLFVDNKKIGTINLYEPTGTQNFISEGDSLFVATDAGEVKQVGKVDIVQGYRERSNVSLQEEFVDLIATQRAFQMNSKGIKTADEMWQIANNLRAK; encoded by the coding sequence ATGTACACAATGTTTTATACTAGTAAAACAGCTTTATCAGCAAATCAAAGTAAACTAGATATAATATCTAATAATATAGCAAATACTGATTCCACAGGATATAAAAAGCTAAATATGGAATATTCTGATTTAGTAGATGAAGTACTAAATAGACCATCTTACCCGACAAATGGTAAAGACATATCAACTGGAACTGGCTCTAAAGCCTCAGCTCCTATGAGAAATTATGAACAAGGAGCATTAGCTCCAACAAATAGTAAAAGTGATTTGGCAATAGATGGAGAAGGATTCTTTAGAGTCATAAGAAATGATGGGACATATGCATATACAAGAAATGGTGGATTTAATGTAGATGCTTTAGGTAAGATTGTAGATGATAGTGGAAATATACTAGATGTCCAATTTGATGCAGGTTATAACTACAATAATACAAATATAACTGATACAAACTTAACCGTTTCAAGAAATGGAGATTTATTTGTAGATAATAAAAAAATAGGAACGATAAATTTGTATGAGCCTACAGGAACTCAAAATTTTATATCTGAAGGAGATAGCCTATTTGTTGCAACTGATGCAGGAGAAGTCAAACAAGTTGGAAAAGTTGATATAGTTCAAGGCTACAGAGAAAGGTCAAATGTTTCTTTACAAGAAGAATTTGTTGATTTAATAGCTACTCAAAGAGCATTTCAAATGAATTCAAAAGGAATAAAGACAGCTGATGAAATGTGGCAAATAGCTAATAATTTAAGAGCTAAATAA
- a CDS encoding flagellar protein, whose protein sequence is MIQIILIVVSILIIVTIIANLHKESKNKDNRYFDKIFEQEYEANDRLIVAEKRRFFLDKVLAEIRSNNHIKVYENYNLIKTNEEKKDSIFIESRQEIKQENELSLKVKHLINSGYDDVEICKMLHIGKGELSLIKSCYKI, encoded by the coding sequence ATGATACAAATTATATTAATAGTAGTGTCTATTTTGATAATAGTAACTATAATAGCAAATTTACATAAGGAATCGAAAAACAAAGATAACAGGTACTTTGACAAAATATTTGAACAGGAATATGAGGCAAATGATAGATTGATAGTTGCAGAAAAAAGAAGATTCTTTTTAGATAAAGTACTTGCTGAAATAAGAAGTAATAATCATATAAAAGTTTATGAAAATTATAACTTAATAAAAACTAATGAAGAAAAAAAAGACAGTATCTTTATAGAATCAAGACAGGAAATAAAACAAGAAAATGAGCTATCTCTTAAAGTGAAACATCTTATAAATTCTGGTTATGATGATGTGGAAATATGCAAGATGCTACATATTGGAAAGGGTGAGCTGTCATTAATAAAGAGTTGTTACAAAATATAA
- the flhF gene encoding flagellar biosynthesis protein FlhF — protein sequence MMTKKYTANTIQDAMNLAKMELGDNITLIDKKEVRKSGIRGIFSKRDIELTVGWEKRDNVEQNDLKREVEQLKSIISNMGFDNKNDNDIDKICKNLLNLELNEEIVESIRTDLQEMKFNGIDTSKNLVESLKKKIKIENPTINGKIALVGPPGVGKTTTIAKLAAKLVFEENKKVGVITIDTYRIGAVEQLKIYTDIMNIPFKGVISPDEMELALDEMKDCDVVLIDTTGRGYKNSMQILEIKNLIDKAETDNIHLVLNCTTRENDTKAIIDSYRNVNFKSLIITKLDETITYGSIFNIVNYAQKPISYITIGQSVPDDIIKPNEDKIIRLLLGVESI from the coding sequence ATGATGACGAAAAAGTATACAGCTAATACAATTCAGGATGCTATGAATCTAGCCAAAATGGAATTGGGTGACAATATTACATTAATAGATAAAAAAGAAGTAAGAAAATCTGGAATACGAGGTATTTTTTCAAAGAGAGATATCGAATTAACTGTCGGATGGGAAAAGAGAGATAATGTAGAACAAAATGACTTGAAACGAGAGGTAGAACAATTAAAGTCAATTATAAGTAATATGGGGTTTGATAATAAGAATGACAATGATATAGATAAAATATGTAAGAACCTACTAAATCTAGAGTTAAATGAAGAAATTGTAGAGTCCATAAGAACTGACTTACAAGAGATGAAGTTCAATGGAATTGATACAAGTAAAAATTTAGTGGAAAGTCTAAAGAAAAAGATTAAAATAGAAAATCCAACGATAAATGGGAAAATCGCTCTAGTTGGACCACCAGGAGTAGGTAAGACAACTACAATAGCAAAGTTAGCCGCAAAATTAGTATTTGAGGAAAATAAAAAAGTAGGTGTAATAACTATAGATACCTATAGAATTGGCGCTGTGGAGCAGTTAAAGATATATACTGACATAATGAATATTCCTTTTAAAGGAGTAATAAGCCCTGATGAGATGGAGTTGGCACTTGATGAGATGAAAGATTGTGATGTTGTATTAATAGATACTACAGGTAGAGGATATAAAAATTCTATGCAAATATTAGAAATCAAAAATCTCATAGATAAAGCTGAAACTGATAATATACACTTAGTTTTGAATTGCACAACAAGAGAAAATGATACAAAAGCAATTATAGATTCATATAGAAATGTGAACTTTAAAAGCTTAATAATTACAAAGCTGGATGAAACAATCACATATGGTTCCATCTTTAACATAGTGAATTATGCACAAAAACCAATATCGTATATTACAATAGGGCAAAGTGTTCCTGATGACATTATAAAACCTAATGAAGATAAGATTATAAGATTACTATTAGGAGTTGAAAGTATATGA
- a CDS encoding FliM/FliN family flagellar motor switch protein translates to MDNSNLISDEEAKMLLNDKIEKEISGDDELALEISETNRNNIDRILDLKLELSVVIGRTKMSLRDILNLNKGSLIELDTLADQDVEILIDNKVLAYGKVVVVDLNFGVKVTSIVSEEDMVKSLV, encoded by the coding sequence ATGGATAATAGTAATCTTATTTCAGATGAAGAAGCAAAAATGTTACTGAATGATAAAATTGAAAAAGAAATTAGTGGAGATGATGAATTAGCTTTAGAAATTTCTGAAACTAATAGAAATAATATAGATAGAATACTTGACCTTAAGTTAGAGTTATCTGTAGTTATAGGAAGAACTAAGATGAGTTTGAGAGATATTTTAAATCTAAATAAAGGTTCTCTTATTGAACTTGATACTTTAGCAGACCAAGATGTAGAAATACTAATAGACAATAAAGTACTGGCTTATGGAAAAGTGGTAGTGGTAGACTTAAACTTTGGTGTAAAAGTAACAAGTATAGTAAGTGAAGAGGACATGGTAAAATCTCTTGTTTAG